One genomic segment of Helianthus annuus cultivar XRQ/B chromosome 14, HanXRQr2.0-SUNRISE, whole genome shotgun sequence includes these proteins:
- the LOC110908919 gene encoding wall-associated receptor kinase-like 6 isoform X1: protein MNNLSPQSPLTTTDHTFSHPPSPSGDEITEQTWYGHIQYHLNISAIGTITCLLIFLFVKLCSDHRHCGADAAQFLQIEGVSKYAKTGCNDTCGNNVTIPYPFGIGADCSVNEWYIVECKSSTPYLSALNHLEILRVDLNNQTVVFNTPIISNCQNSVQNMSQIMSIDLHGSPFLFCSYYNRFLFNGCGNAVMMDKGSVLTGCSTSCLNETVSERNNDCFGISCCQTTIPHFIKSYSINLTGLGRDGGCGYAFLVDVDSYLKGKFSIQSVAANDALIPMALMWTLPHSTTLNCCRGAADHMNVELDTGNGTFVETQKCSRHRGYKGNPYLFDGCEVIEDCASCPDHASCNYDIIYGGDGSSVKVINFSCGPNLSPTSFGSKSSMGIILGVSISVGVLFLLAASYALYKWFKKTKERRQRKRFFKRNGGLLLKQQEEADPSLVGKTILFTSCELEKATDNFNENRILGRGGQGTVYKGMLADGRIVAIKKSKVVDESQLEQFINEVVILSQVNHRNVVKLLGCCLETDVPLLVSEFIPNGTLYDRLHKGIDGIPISLNMRLQIATEVSGALAYLHSATSIPIYHRDIKTANILLDEKYRAKVSDFGTSRFVSVEQTHLTTLVKGTFGYLDPEYFQSSQFTEKSDVYSFGVVLVELLTGERPISQSRSGEHKSLATHFMLAMEEGRAMSIFDAMVIKEGSTDELMIVASLAMRCLNLNGRYRPTMKEVAIELEAIRMSHIPSTVQTNTGPMVYEKNLSFTTYTETSSKMLSLNDSFSQ from the exons ATGAACAACCTTTCACCTCAATCACCCTTGACCACCACCGATCACACCTTCTCCCATCCGCCCTCCCCCTCAGGCGACGAAATCACAGAACAAACATGGTACGGCCACATCCAGTACCACCTCAACATCTCTGCCATCGGCACCATCACCTGCCTCCTCATCTTCCTCTTCGTCAAGCTCTGCAGCGACCACCGCCACTGCGGCGCAGATGCTGCTCAATTTCTTCAAATTGAAGGAG TTTCAAAATACGCCAAGACAGGGTGCAACGATACGTGTGGGAACAATGTGACGATTCCATACCCTTTTGGAATTGGTGCGGATTGTTCTGTCAATGAATGGTACATCGTTGAGTGCAAATCCTCGACGCCATATCTATCTGCACTTAACCACCTGGAAATCTTGAGGGTGGACTTAAATAATCAAACAGTCGTTTTTAATACGCCAATAATCTCTAATTGCCAAAACTCAGTTCAGAATATGAGTCAGATCATGAGCATCGACCTTCATGGGAGCCCCTTCCTGTTCTGCAGTTATTACAATAGATTTCTTTTTAATGGATGTGGTAATGCGGTTATGATGGATAAAGGGAGTGTGCTCACCGGGTGTTCAACTTCTTGTCTGAATGAGACTGTTAGTGAAAGAAACAATGACTGTTTTGGCATTAGTTGTTGCCAAACGACAATTCCTCATTTTATTAAGTCCTACAGCATAAATCTCACGGGTCTGGGCAGAGATGGAGGTTGTGGGTATGCCTTCTTGGTGGATGTCGATTCGTATCTAAAAGGAAAATTTTCTATCCAATCTGTTGCAGCTAATGATGCTTTGATTCCAATGGCCCTTATGTGGACGCTTCCACATAGCACCACACTAAATTGCTGTCGAGGAGCGGCGGATCATATGAATGTCGAACTGGATACGGGTAATGGTACTTTTGTGGAGACTCAGAAATGTTCCCGTCATAGAGGCTACAAGGGAAATCCTTACTTATTTGATGGATGTGAAG TAATAGAAGACTGTGCAAGCTGCCCTGATCATGCCTCATGTAACTATGATATAATATATGGTGGCGATGGCTCAAGTGTTAAAGTAATAAATTTCAGTTGTGGACCAAACCTGTCTCCAACAAGTTTTGGCAGCAAATCATCCATGGGTATTATTCTAG GTGTTAGCATAAGTGTGGGTGTACTTTTTCTTCTAGCAGCCAGCTATGCATTGTACAAGTGgttcaagaaaacaaaagaaaggaGACAAAGAAAGAGATTCTTTAAACGAAATGGCGGTTTACTTTTAAAGCAACAAGAAGAAGCTGACCCGTCTTTAGTTGGCAAGACCATACTTTTCACATCATGTGAGCTAGAGAAGGCGACAGACAACTTCAATGAGAATAGAATTTTGGGTCGTGGAGGACAAGGTACAGTGTATAAAGGGATGTTAGCGGATGGTAGAATTGTAGCAATCAAGAAATCAAAGGTTGTTGATGAGAGTCAATTAGAACAATTCATCAATGAGGTGGTTATTCTATCCCAGGTCAATCATAGAAACGTGGTCAAACTATTGGGATGCTGCTTAGAGACAGACGTACCTTTGCTTGTTTCTGAATTCATTCCAAATGGCACCTTGTACGATCGACTTCACAAGGGAATAGACGGAATCCCAATTTCTTTGAACATGAGATTACAAATAGCTACAGAGGTGTCAGGAGCACTTGCTTACTTGCATTCAGCAACTTCCATTCCAATATACCATAGAGACATTAAAACCGCTAATATACTTTTGGATGAGAAATACAGGGCAAAAGTTTCGGACTTTGGAACTTCTAGGTTTGTTTCAGTAGAGCAAACCCATTTGACTACCTTAGTCAAAGGTACGTTTGGCTACCTTGATCCTGAGTATTTCCAGTCTAGTCAATTCACGGAAAAAAGTGATGTATATAGTTTTGGAGTTGTTTTAGTTGAACTCTTAACCGGAGAAAGGCCAATTTCCCAAAGTAGAAGTGGTGAACATAAAAGTTTGGCTACACACTTTATGTTGGCTATGGAGGAAGGACGCGCTATGTCCATATTTGATGCAATGGTGATCAAGGAAGGTAGTACGGATGAGCTTATGATTGTAGCTAGCCTGGCAATGCGATGCTTAAATTTGAATGGAAGGTATAGACCAACAATGAAAGAAGTAGCAATAGAGCTAGAAGCTATACGAATGTCACACATTCCCTCTACCGTTCAAACTAATACCGGACCCATGGTATATGAAAAGAACCTATCGTTTACAACATATACCGAAACATCTTCAAAAATGTTGAGTTTGAATGATAGCTTTAGCCAGTGA
- the LOC110908919 gene encoding wall-associated receptor kinase-like 6 isoform X3, giving the protein MLLNFFKLKEVVLYLLFWLRLFLLPLNLYGGSVAMVDQFSMTTISYIGKVSKYAKTGCNDTCGNNVTIPYPFGIGADCSVNEWYIVECKSSTPYLSALNHLEILRVDLNNQTVVFNTPIISNCQNSVQNMSQIMSIDLHGSPFLFCSYYNRFLFNGCGNAVMMDKGSVLTGCSTSCLNETVSERNNDCFGISCCQTTIPHFIKSYSINLTGLGRDGGCGYAFLVDVDSYLKGKFSIQSVAANDALIPMALMWTLPHSTTLNCCRGAADHMNVELDTGNGTFVETQKCSRHRGYKGNPYLFDGCEVIEDCASCPDHASCNYDIIYGGDGSSVKVINFSCGPNLSPTSFGSKSSMGIILGVSISVGVLFLLAASYALYKWFKKTKERRQRKRFFKRNGGLLLKQQEEADPSLVGKTILFTSCELEKATDNFNENRILGRGGQGTVYKGMLADGRIVAIKKSKVVDESQLEQFINEVVILSQVNHRNVVKLLGCCLETDVPLLVSEFIPNGTLYDRLHKGIDGIPISLNMRLQIATEVSGALAYLHSATSIPIYHRDIKTANILLDEKYRAKVSDFGTSRFVSVEQTHLTTLVKGTFGYLDPEYFQSSQFTEKSDVYSFGVVLVELLTGERPISQSRSGEHKSLATHFMLAMEEGRAMSIFDAMVIKEGSTDELMIVASLAMRCLNLNGRYRPTMKEVAIELEAIRMSHIPSTVQTNTGPMVYEKNLSFTTYTETSSKMLSLNDSFSQ; this is encoded by the exons ATGCTGCTCAATTTCTTCAAATTGAAGGAGGTAGTTTTGTACTTGTTGTTTTGGTTGCGGTTATTTCTGTTACCGTTGAATTTGTATGGTGGAAGTGTGGCTATGGTGGATCAGTTTTCGATGACTACTATTAGTTATATCGGTAAAG TTTCAAAATACGCCAAGACAGGGTGCAACGATACGTGTGGGAACAATGTGACGATTCCATACCCTTTTGGAATTGGTGCGGATTGTTCTGTCAATGAATGGTACATCGTTGAGTGCAAATCCTCGACGCCATATCTATCTGCACTTAACCACCTGGAAATCTTGAGGGTGGACTTAAATAATCAAACAGTCGTTTTTAATACGCCAATAATCTCTAATTGCCAAAACTCAGTTCAGAATATGAGTCAGATCATGAGCATCGACCTTCATGGGAGCCCCTTCCTGTTCTGCAGTTATTACAATAGATTTCTTTTTAATGGATGTGGTAATGCGGTTATGATGGATAAAGGGAGTGTGCTCACCGGGTGTTCAACTTCTTGTCTGAATGAGACTGTTAGTGAAAGAAACAATGACTGTTTTGGCATTAGTTGTTGCCAAACGACAATTCCTCATTTTATTAAGTCCTACAGCATAAATCTCACGGGTCTGGGCAGAGATGGAGGTTGTGGGTATGCCTTCTTGGTGGATGTCGATTCGTATCTAAAAGGAAAATTTTCTATCCAATCTGTTGCAGCTAATGATGCTTTGATTCCAATGGCCCTTATGTGGACGCTTCCACATAGCACCACACTAAATTGCTGTCGAGGAGCGGCGGATCATATGAATGTCGAACTGGATACGGGTAATGGTACTTTTGTGGAGACTCAGAAATGTTCCCGTCATAGAGGCTACAAGGGAAATCCTTACTTATTTGATGGATGTGAAG TAATAGAAGACTGTGCAAGCTGCCCTGATCATGCCTCATGTAACTATGATATAATATATGGTGGCGATGGCTCAAGTGTTAAAGTAATAAATTTCAGTTGTGGACCAAACCTGTCTCCAACAAGTTTTGGCAGCAAATCATCCATGGGTATTATTCTAG GTGTTAGCATAAGTGTGGGTGTACTTTTTCTTCTAGCAGCCAGCTATGCATTGTACAAGTGgttcaagaaaacaaaagaaaggaGACAAAGAAAGAGATTCTTTAAACGAAATGGCGGTTTACTTTTAAAGCAACAAGAAGAAGCTGACCCGTCTTTAGTTGGCAAGACCATACTTTTCACATCATGTGAGCTAGAGAAGGCGACAGACAACTTCAATGAGAATAGAATTTTGGGTCGTGGAGGACAAGGTACAGTGTATAAAGGGATGTTAGCGGATGGTAGAATTGTAGCAATCAAGAAATCAAAGGTTGTTGATGAGAGTCAATTAGAACAATTCATCAATGAGGTGGTTATTCTATCCCAGGTCAATCATAGAAACGTGGTCAAACTATTGGGATGCTGCTTAGAGACAGACGTACCTTTGCTTGTTTCTGAATTCATTCCAAATGGCACCTTGTACGATCGACTTCACAAGGGAATAGACGGAATCCCAATTTCTTTGAACATGAGATTACAAATAGCTACAGAGGTGTCAGGAGCACTTGCTTACTTGCATTCAGCAACTTCCATTCCAATATACCATAGAGACATTAAAACCGCTAATATACTTTTGGATGAGAAATACAGGGCAAAAGTTTCGGACTTTGGAACTTCTAGGTTTGTTTCAGTAGAGCAAACCCATTTGACTACCTTAGTCAAAGGTACGTTTGGCTACCTTGATCCTGAGTATTTCCAGTCTAGTCAATTCACGGAAAAAAGTGATGTATATAGTTTTGGAGTTGTTTTAGTTGAACTCTTAACCGGAGAAAGGCCAATTTCCCAAAGTAGAAGTGGTGAACATAAAAGTTTGGCTACACACTTTATGTTGGCTATGGAGGAAGGACGCGCTATGTCCATATTTGATGCAATGGTGATCAAGGAAGGTAGTACGGATGAGCTTATGATTGTAGCTAGCCTGGCAATGCGATGCTTAAATTTGAATGGAAGGTATAGACCAACAATGAAAGAAGTAGCAATAGAGCTAGAAGCTATACGAATGTCACACATTCCCTCTACCGTTCAAACTAATACCGGACCCATGGTATATGAAAAGAACCTATCGTTTACAACATATACCGAAACATCTTCAAAAATGTTGAGTTTGAATGATAGCTTTAGCCAGTGA
- the LOC110908919 gene encoding wall-associated receptor kinase-like 1 isoform X2 — translation MNNLSPQSPLTTTDHTFSHPPSPSGDEITEQTWYGHIQYHLNISAIGTITCLLIFLFVKLCSDHRHCGADAAQFLQIEGVSKYAKTGCNDTCGNNVTIPYPFGIGADCSVNEWYIVECKSSTPYLSALNHLEILRVDLNNQTVVFNTPIISNCQNSVQNMSQIMSIDLHGSPFLFCSYYNRFLFNGCGNAVMMDKGSVLTGCSTSCLNETVSERNNDCFGISCCQTTIPHFIKSYSINLTGLGRDGGCGYAFLVDVDSYLKGKFSIQSVAANDALIPMALMWTLPHSTTLNCCRGAADHMNVELDTGNGTFVETQKCSRHRGYKGNPYLFDGCEVIEDCASCPDHASCNYDIIYGGDGSSVKVINFSCGPNLSPTSFGSKSSMGIILGVSISVGVLFLLAASYALYKWFKKTKERRQRKRFFKRNGGLLLKQQEEADPSLVGKTILFTSCELEKATDNFNENRILGRGGQGTVYKGMLADGRIVAIKKSKVVDESQLEQFINEVVILSQVNHRNVVKLLGCCLETDVPLLVSEFIPNGTLYDRLHKGIDGIPISLNMRLQIATEVSGALAYLHSATSIPIYHRDIKTANILLDEKYRAKVSDFGTSRFVSVEQTHLTTLVKVELLTGERPISQSRSGEHKSLATHFMLAMEEGRAMSIFDAMVIKEGSTDELMIVASLAMRCLNLNGRYRPTMKEVAIELEAIRMSHIPSTVQTNTGPMVYEKNLSFTTYTETSSKMLSLNDSFSQ, via the exons ATGAACAACCTTTCACCTCAATCACCCTTGACCACCACCGATCACACCTTCTCCCATCCGCCCTCCCCCTCAGGCGACGAAATCACAGAACAAACATGGTACGGCCACATCCAGTACCACCTCAACATCTCTGCCATCGGCACCATCACCTGCCTCCTCATCTTCCTCTTCGTCAAGCTCTGCAGCGACCACCGCCACTGCGGCGCAGATGCTGCTCAATTTCTTCAAATTGAAGGAG TTTCAAAATACGCCAAGACAGGGTGCAACGATACGTGTGGGAACAATGTGACGATTCCATACCCTTTTGGAATTGGTGCGGATTGTTCTGTCAATGAATGGTACATCGTTGAGTGCAAATCCTCGACGCCATATCTATCTGCACTTAACCACCTGGAAATCTTGAGGGTGGACTTAAATAATCAAACAGTCGTTTTTAATACGCCAATAATCTCTAATTGCCAAAACTCAGTTCAGAATATGAGTCAGATCATGAGCATCGACCTTCATGGGAGCCCCTTCCTGTTCTGCAGTTATTACAATAGATTTCTTTTTAATGGATGTGGTAATGCGGTTATGATGGATAAAGGGAGTGTGCTCACCGGGTGTTCAACTTCTTGTCTGAATGAGACTGTTAGTGAAAGAAACAATGACTGTTTTGGCATTAGTTGTTGCCAAACGACAATTCCTCATTTTATTAAGTCCTACAGCATAAATCTCACGGGTCTGGGCAGAGATGGAGGTTGTGGGTATGCCTTCTTGGTGGATGTCGATTCGTATCTAAAAGGAAAATTTTCTATCCAATCTGTTGCAGCTAATGATGCTTTGATTCCAATGGCCCTTATGTGGACGCTTCCACATAGCACCACACTAAATTGCTGTCGAGGAGCGGCGGATCATATGAATGTCGAACTGGATACGGGTAATGGTACTTTTGTGGAGACTCAGAAATGTTCCCGTCATAGAGGCTACAAGGGAAATCCTTACTTATTTGATGGATGTGAAG TAATAGAAGACTGTGCAAGCTGCCCTGATCATGCCTCATGTAACTATGATATAATATATGGTGGCGATGGCTCAAGTGTTAAAGTAATAAATTTCAGTTGTGGACCAAACCTGTCTCCAACAAGTTTTGGCAGCAAATCATCCATGGGTATTATTCTAG GTGTTAGCATAAGTGTGGGTGTACTTTTTCTTCTAGCAGCCAGCTATGCATTGTACAAGTGgttcaagaaaacaaaagaaaggaGACAAAGAAAGAGATTCTTTAAACGAAATGGCGGTTTACTTTTAAAGCAACAAGAAGAAGCTGACCCGTCTTTAGTTGGCAAGACCATACTTTTCACATCATGTGAGCTAGAGAAGGCGACAGACAACTTCAATGAGAATAGAATTTTGGGTCGTGGAGGACAAGGTACAGTGTATAAAGGGATGTTAGCGGATGGTAGAATTGTAGCAATCAAGAAATCAAAGGTTGTTGATGAGAGTCAATTAGAACAATTCATCAATGAGGTGGTTATTCTATCCCAGGTCAATCATAGAAACGTGGTCAAACTATTGGGATGCTGCTTAGAGACAGACGTACCTTTGCTTGTTTCTGAATTCATTCCAAATGGCACCTTGTACGATCGACTTCACAAGGGAATAGACGGAATCCCAATTTCTTTGAACATGAGATTACAAATAGCTACAGAGGTGTCAGGAGCACTTGCTTACTTGCATTCAGCAACTTCCATTCCAATATACCATAGAGACATTAAAACCGCTAATATACTTTTGGATGAGAAATACAGGGCAAAAGTTTCGGACTTTGGAACTTCTAGGTTTGTTTCAGTAGAGCAAACCCATTTGACTACCTTAGTCAAAG TTGAACTCTTAACCGGAGAAAGGCCAATTTCCCAAAGTAGAAGTGGTGAACATAAAAGTTTGGCTACACACTTTATGTTGGCTATGGAGGAAGGACGCGCTATGTCCATATTTGATGCAATGGTGATCAAGGAAGGTAGTACGGATGAGCTTATGATTGTAGCTAGCCTGGCAATGCGATGCTTAAATTTGAATGGAAGGTATAGACCAACAATGAAAGAAGTAGCAATAGAGCTAGAAGCTATACGAATGTCACACATTCCCTCTACCGTTCAAACTAATACCGGACCCATGGTATATGAAAAGAACCTATCGTTTACAACATATACCGAAACATCTTCAAAAATGTTGAGTTTGAATGATAGCTTTAGCCAGTGA